In Toxotes jaculatrix isolate fToxJac2 chromosome 12, fToxJac2.pri, whole genome shotgun sequence, the following are encoded in one genomic region:
- the zmp:0000001268 gene encoding CYTL1 domain-containing protein, with amino-acid sequence MAILNHLLLVSSLLPLVLSYPFYPPTCYTKVLTMARELTQMAAELKEDPVTSYCMAHMPNLYLDVHNGCVMHKMWTYISLVEGLRESRCAYTREVRKLGVTMMQLFIIMSEKCHGDLVFTIYDCRALERKHTGS; translated from the exons ATGGCGATCTTGAACCACTTGTTGCTTGTTTCATCTTTGTTGCCGCTGGTGCTGAGCTACCCTTTCTACCCACCAACATGTTACACCAAAGTTCTCACCATGGCACGAGAGCTCACCCAGATGGCAGCAGAGCTGAAGGAGGACCCTGTTACT AGTTATTGCATGGCACACATGCCAAATCTCTACCTTGATGTCCAT AATGGTTGCGTGATGCACAAAATGTGGACCTACATCTCCCTAGTGGAAGGCCTGCGAGAGAGCCGTTGTGCTTACACCAGAGAAGTGAGGAAGCTGGGTGTCACTATGATGCAGctcttcatcatcatgtcagAGAAATGTCATGGG GACTTGGTGTTCACGATCTATGACTGCCGTGCGCTGGAGCGAAAACACACTGGATCCTGA